One stretch of Sebastes umbrosus isolate fSebUmb1 chromosome 5, fSebUmb1.pri, whole genome shotgun sequence DNA includes these proteins:
- the LOC119488657 gene encoding integumentary mucin A.1-like isoform X2 translates to MMETKLWIALVALLLVNLGSTTGPESTPGGEAAPEAPTLPGSSLDPIAPVTTAPSLNGSDTNTSSGRTSTLSTSTAKEEETIPVTPEPKNDNATTTALPSEPAVPENSGNPSNQSQPSVPPSGSHAPTSHAPPTTTIPTTIPTTPTTGPPHSAHTTTDTTITTPPTSTPHHAAPPDTVTPPKSPAHNETHSSTSVPTPEPTTPESTTTITTTTTTTTIIIAQSSSTSSTSSSQQPPNPESTTLSSPQSTTNSSSKAHLTTTINPPSSSTAKLHVDTPSQLNVGDDMTMVHDAPTLDPLLAGLVSAFIITAVIITLLLFLKLRRRDNRPEFRRLQDLPMDDMMEDTPLSMYSY, encoded by the exons atgaTGGAGACCAAACTGTGGATTGCTCTTGTTGCTCTGCTGCTGGTTAACCTGGGATCTACTACTGGACCTG aaAGTACTCCTGGTGGTGAGGCGGCTCCTGAGGCTCCGACTCTGCCTGGTTCTAGTCTGGACCCCATCGCTCCTGTTACTACTGCACCGTCACTGAACGgctctgacacaaacacaagttCAGGAAGAACCAGCACTTTGAGTACCAGCACAGCTAAAGAAGAGGAAACCATCCCTGTGACACCCGAACCAAAGAACGATAATG CTACCACTACCGCCCTCCCCTCAGAGCCTGCCGTTCCTGAAAACAGTGGAAACCCTTCAAATCAGTCACAGCCTTCAGTTCCTCCATCTGGGAGCCACGCCCCCACCTCTCACGCCCCCCCTACCACCACCATCCCCACCACCAtccccaccacccccaccaccGGCCCCCCACACTCAGCTCACACCACCACTGACACAACGATCACCACGCCACCCACAAGCACGCCACATCATGCTGCACCTCCTGACACCGTTACGCCACCAAAGTCACCCGCTCACAACGAAACACACTCATCCACTTCTGTCCCAACACCTGAGCCAACAACGCCCGAATCTACTACCACTATtaccaccaccactactactactaccatcatCATCGCCCAGTCCAGTTCAACATCCAGCACCAGCTCCTCTCAACAGCCCCCCAATCCTGAGTCGACGACGCTCTCATCTCCACAAAGCACTACAAATTCCTCCAGCAAAGCCCACCTGACGACCACCATCAACCCGCCGAGCAGCTCCACCGCCAAACTCCACGTTGACACCCCCTCCCAGCTCAACGTTGGGGATGACA tgacgATGGTCCATGATGCGCCCACTTTAGACCCCCTCCTGGCTGGCCTGGTGTCAGCCTTCATCATCACCGCGGTCATCAtcactctgctcctcttcctcaaaCTGCGCCGGAGAGACAACCGACCAGAGTTCCGCCGGCTGCAGGACCTCCCTATG GACGATATGATGGAGGACACACCCCTGTCCATGTACAGCTACTGA
- the LOC119488657 gene encoding mucin-2-like isoform X1, which translates to MMETKLWIALVALLLVNLGSTTGPDDAHPAASSASESTPGGEAAPEAPTLPGSSLDPIAPVTTAPSLNGSDTNTSSGRTSTLSTSTAKEEETIPVTPEPKNDNATTTALPSEPAVPENSGNPSNQSQPSVPPSGSHAPTSHAPPTTTIPTTIPTTPTTGPPHSAHTTTDTTITTPPTSTPHHAAPPDTVTPPKSPAHNETHSSTSVPTPEPTTPESTTTITTTTTTTTIIIAQSSSTSSTSSSQQPPNPESTTLSSPQSTTNSSSKAHLTTTINPPSSSTAKLHVDTPSQLNVGDDMTMVHDAPTLDPLLAGLVSAFIITAVIITLLLFLKLRRRDNRPEFRRLQDLPMDDMMEDTPLSMYSY; encoded by the exons atgaTGGAGACCAAACTGTGGATTGCTCTTGTTGCTCTGCTGCTGGTTAACCTGGGATCTACTACTGGACCTG ATGATGCACAccctgctgcctcctctgcttcagaaAGTACTCCTGGTGGTGAGGCGGCTCCTGAGGCTCCGACTCTGCCTGGTTCTAGTCTGGACCCCATCGCTCCTGTTACTACTGCACCGTCACTGAACGgctctgacacaaacacaagttCAGGAAGAACCAGCACTTTGAGTACCAGCACAGCTAAAGAAGAGGAAACCATCCCTGTGACACCCGAACCAAAGAACGATAATG CTACCACTACCGCCCTCCCCTCAGAGCCTGCCGTTCCTGAAAACAGTGGAAACCCTTCAAATCAGTCACAGCCTTCAGTTCCTCCATCTGGGAGCCACGCCCCCACCTCTCACGCCCCCCCTACCACCACCATCCCCACCACCAtccccaccacccccaccaccGGCCCCCCACACTCAGCTCACACCACCACTGACACAACGATCACCACGCCACCCACAAGCACGCCACATCATGCTGCACCTCCTGACACCGTTACGCCACCAAAGTCACCCGCTCACAACGAAACACACTCATCCACTTCTGTCCCAACACCTGAGCCAACAACGCCCGAATCTACTACCACTATtaccaccaccactactactactaccatcatCATCGCCCAGTCCAGTTCAACATCCAGCACCAGCTCCTCTCAACAGCCCCCCAATCCTGAGTCGACGACGCTCTCATCTCCACAAAGCACTACAAATTCCTCCAGCAAAGCCCACCTGACGACCACCATCAACCCGCCGAGCAGCTCCACCGCCAAACTCCACGTTGACACCCCCTCCCAGCTCAACGTTGGGGATGACA tgacgATGGTCCATGATGCGCCCACTTTAGACCCCCTCCTGGCTGGCCTGGTGTCAGCCTTCATCATCACCGCGGTCATCAtcactctgctcctcttcctcaaaCTGCGCCGGAGAGACAACCGACCAGAGTTCCGCCGGCTGCAGGACCTCCCTATG GACGATATGATGGAGGACACACCCCTGTCCATGTACAGCTACTGA